In Parabacteroides timonensis, the genomic stretch GGATAGTTTCAAACAAAGGATCAGCCCTCGCCGAAGCAGGCGGCACAGGACTCGGATAAGACTCGGCAACATCGGGTGTTTCATCATCCGGTACAGGTTTAAAGTGAAACAAAAAATTAAGCAAAGCCAGGATAAATTCGATGATTCGTTTGAATTTGGACATAAGAAAATGTTTATTAGAATGAATAATTTAACCTATCACTGAATAATCGCCATCACCGCCCGGATTGTCCGCTCGATACTGACCAGGCTACATCGGTAAACCTCGCGGTCGTCGCCATTGAGTTCGCTGATGTAGGGGCTGTAGGCTATCTCTTTGGCATAGGCGGCGATGTCGTTGCTCACCAACCAGGCGGAACGGTAGTTGTTACGGATCAGTCGGGCGAAATCGAGGAAAGAGTTCTCGCACGTATCGTAACGGCGGAAGTCCATCGCATAATCGGCGGCCTTTACGGTCGTTTTCCCGCCATGCCAATACTCGTTGGCAGCTCCGTAGGCAGTCAGGCCAAAGAAGTTACGGCTGTTTCTCGACAGGTCGCTGGTTCCCCACCCGCTCTCAAAGGCCGCCTGCGAAAGGATAGCCACCGGATTCATGTTAAAAGCTGCTCCTGCCGACACGGCCGCCGGCAGGAGGTTTCTTACGAAATTGATTTGTTGTGCAACCATAGCTTTACGATTTACTGTTACTCGATCACAGGGCGGTCGTCTTCCCCCCCTTCTCCTTCGTTGCCTCCGGTAGAAGAACCGGTTTCCGCATCGATACGTTCGAAACTCACTTTGTCGAGAATCTCCTTCAATTCGACACCCGGACGGAATACGATACGGGGCTTACGAATCAGGGCGGCTTTAAATTCCTTGGCAGTAGCCACCCCCCTACTGCCCACATTGATCTGGAAATTCCCGACATCCCCCATCTGCACGATCTCACCGCGCAACAGGGCGTCTTTCATGAAAAACATCAAGCCGTCCAACACCACTTTCACATCACCGGGCGAAGCCGTCGAATAGGCGGCGATCGACTGACACATCTGCTTGAAAGGCAGCGTACCATTGTTGTTGACGGATGCATAATACTTCTGTGCTCCCGCAGGAGCATCTTTCGACAGGTCTTTACGTAAGACCAGTTTGTACCTTACTGACATAATTTTAAATTTAAGGGTTAGTGTTTTAATTAGTTGACAAGCGACAGATGTAATCATATATATATGTATAGAAGGCCTCATATTTGATTACATTACAAAGATACGACACGGTAAGGCGCCGGGACGGCCATAGTCAGGTACAGGAGTGTGTAATGGGATATTTAAGGATAAAACAGGATAGAGTAATCCGATGTCATATTAGCAACGGAGACAAAACTATTATATAAAGCAAACAAGGCAACCTCAAATGAAGCTGCCTTGTTTCTTTACACATTTATTGTAAAAAATCACAAACAAAACATGATTTTCAACACATAAACATTTGTTTTTTTCAGATTAAATAGCTACCTTACATCTGTAAATCAATACAATTAGAACCATGGAAGAAAAGCAAAATTACTGCCGTGTGTGGGCATTTTACGAACTGGCCCTGTGTTATTTCCCCGGATCGACACCCAAGACGGCCAGTGAGAAGCTGACACGATGGATCAGGCTTTCGGGAAACCTCAAAGAGAAACTAATCGCCCTGGACTGGAAACCGGGGCAGAAACTACTCACGCCCAAACAAGCAATGTGCATTGTCAATCATCTGGGTGAACCTTAGTGAACCCAACAGTTTACAACTTTAGTGTATTACTTATGAAACAAAACAAAAAACAGGAATTCTCCTGGTATGGCAGTCTTTACAAGACCAGGGAAGAAAAGAGAGTGACACTCGGCTGGCTCGATGCATTTATTAAAGGCAACTATCTTCAGTTTATTACTAAAGAGATCCGTCGGCTAAGTGCCGAAGGCCGTCACCAGGAAGCCAAACGAACGAAACTGCAACTGCCCGCCATTGCCGTTTCGGCACTGTTTCCCGGTGAAAGACTGACGGAACAGGCTGGCGAACATACCGGCTACGTACTGGTGGACGTTGACGGCATGAAGACACCCGTTGCCGAATACATGGAACGAAGCAAAGGCTTTCCCTGGCTGGCACTGGCTTATGTCAGTGCACGGGGCGGCGGCGTACACCTGATCTTCCGGGTGGAAACGGATACCACACATCATCTGGAAACCTGCCTGGCATTGTATGATATTGTTGAAACGACTTTGGGAGAAGCGGTAGACAGGGGATGCACCGATATCACACGGACAAGTTTGGTTTGCTGGGATGCGGACTGCTATTACAATCCGGAGGCGGAGACGTTCAGGATGGAAGCGGCCGTTGACACATATCCTGGTCCTGCCGTTGACACACCCCCTACCCCCTCTCGAGAGGGGAAAAGCTACTCCACACACTGTGAGAAAAAGACGGCGACAGAAATGGAGCCATTGACGGAAACGGAGCGGCTGGATCTCTATCTGGATCAGGCAGACCTCGGAAACAGTTGGGTAAAAGGACAACGCCATGCCCGGCTGGTCAGCCTCGCCTTCTGCCTGAACCGCGCCGGCTTCGGACAGCAGGCCGTGGAAAATGAATGCGTGCGCCGTTATGCCGAGCCCGATTTCGATGCGAAGGAAATCGCCAAGACCATCGCCTCCGTTTACGGCAAGGCACGGGCAGAACATGGGACGAACCGGCGCGAAAACAAGGCCCTGAACGAGAAAAAGTTCGCCATTCCCGCCACTTTCGCCACTAAAGATACCGGAAAGTATCCACCTGCCGAAAACGAAGCGGATATAAGTACCAATCAACACGTTACTCCCGAGCTATCCTACGTAGACCAGGCTCTTTTCAATGCCGCCCCGACCCTGTTGCGGGACATGATACGCCCCGGTCTCGAAGGACGCCAGCGGGATATGGCAATCGTCGCCGCACTGGCTATGATCTCCACCGTGATGCCCCGTGTGAAAGGTAACTATCATGGCGATTCTGTCGCCCCGATGCTCTACCTCTATGTCGTGGCACGTGCCGGCTCCGGCAAGGGAGTGCTCAACGGCATGTACCAACTGCTCCAACCCTGGCACTATTACGTCCGTTCGAAATCAGCTTCGTACGTCAAGAAAAACAAGGAAGAGATAGAGGCCTACGAACTGGCTGCGGCACGAAGCAAGAAAACCGGAAAGCCGGTCATGCTCACCCGCCCTGACGAAGTCGTCCAAATGGAACTAAAAATTGCCGGAACCATCACCCAGGCCAAGCTGGTGAAACAACTGAGTGCCAACGAACATTATCCCGGACTGATGCAAGAATCGGAAATCGGTATCCTGATCGAAGCCATCCACAACGATCACGGCAAATACACCTACCTGCTCAACCAGATCGCCCATCAGGAAATGATCGACCGGTCATCCATTTCCGGCGGAACAGTGAGTTGCAACCGTCCGCTAATGGGACTGCTCACGAGCGGAACCTTCGGGCAGTTCGTACGGCTCATCCCTTCGGCCGACGATGGTCTTTTCAGCCGTTTCCTGGCTTACACCTTCAACGAGGCTCCGAAATGGAAACTCCTGACCAGCGAAGACGACAACATACATGCCGACCGTTATTATGCAAAGGTAGGCGCCGCCATCCTCGAAGCCGGCATCTACCTCGACAATAACCCGACCTTCGTACGTTACACCGAGCAACAGCGTAACCGCATGAACCACCGTTTCTCCCGCATGTCGGAACAGGCCCGGTTGTTCGGCAACGAAGACCGCCTGAGCGTGGTACACCGCCTGGGACGTACTCATTTCTGTATCAGCATGTTTCTCACCGCCCTGCGCAAAGTGGAGCGACAGAGCACGTTGGATGAACAGGTCGTTTCAGACATAGACTTCGATATTGCCATGATGTTCGTCCTTATGTTTCAGCAGCACATGCTCACATTAGGTACGATGTTAAAGCACGATGCCGATTTCACTCCACCCAGCGATCCCAATATTTACGAAACATTCTTCAACGACCTCCCCGCCACCTTCCGCACCTCCGAAGCCAAGGCACTCGGCATGTCCCGGGGAATCCCCGAAAGAACCATCGACCGTCATTTGGGAAAATGGATACATGAAGGGATAATCAGCAGATTATCAGTCGGGAAATACCTGAAAAAGATAACAAAGTATGGTAGTTGAAAATGAAATAACTTTAGTGGCATAAATGGCGAATGTGGCAAACTTTTGAAATACAAAATGCGAAACAAATGTCATAAATAAGAAGTATTCAATATAAAAAGACTAAGTATTTCGGACAAAAAACATAAGTATTATCAGATAAAGCCGCAAGTATTTTACTAAAAGATATATCAGGGAATGACTAGATTAAACGTTCGTTTTAATTTGTCACAAAGTTACGGGTTATATTTTTATATTCAAATTTATCGGACATAAACTTTGATAATCTTGTTTTCTCTTGTTTTTCAACAATTTTCAAATCTTACCTACTCTAATTTACCCATAAACATTTATTTTTTATGACACTTCAGAAAATGACTAGAAAAAACGAACGTTTTTTCTAGTCATTCTTATGAACAAGCAACAATTGATCAACACGTTAGCCCATAAAACAGGGCAAACACAAATTGCCGTCAAAAAGGTTATCCAATCTTTGACCGGCATTATCACCGACGAACTGAAACAAGGTGGAGAAATCCGCTTGACAGGTTTCGGCGTCATTACAAGATGGCACCAGGCCGAACGCCTGGCACGAAATCCCAAAACAGGAGCCCCTCACATGATTTCCGAACGTTTCTCCGTAAAGCTGAAACCGGGAAAAGAACTTCTTGAAGAATTAAATAATACCCAAACTAAAAATAAATGATGATGAAAAAACATTTACATCTTATTTCGTATCGTCTGTTAATAACGATAGCGTTTCTCTGTTTCTTCTCCAAAGGGATGCGGGCAGATGATACCACACCGGATACATGGGAAAACCTGGCAACCCCACCTGCGGACTGGAGTACTTCTTCAACTGAGATCAACATATCTTCCGCAGCCGAACTAGCTTGGGTAGCGAAAATGGTAAACGAAAACGAAGATACCGGAAATTCCGGCAAAAAAGGGTTTGAAGGGGTGGCGATAACACTCACCCAAGATATTGACTTGGCTGATCATAATTGGATACCAATCGGAGAAAAGGCCACTTACCCATTCAAAGGTTCTTTCAATGGAGGAAATTTCAAGATACAAAATATATATGTATCTACTTTAGACGCAGCCGGTCTATTTGGAATAACAGATCATGCGAACATAAAGGACATTCAATTAACCGATTGTGACATAAATAAAAAAGTTGATTATACTTCCAGCGATTATGACGATTATGCCGGAGGGATAGTAGCCGCCGGTAAATATTCAACTATCGATCATTGTACGGTAAACGGTAAAATCATTTATCAGGAAGCAAAAGGGGGAGCCATCGGAGGTATCGCCGGAGTCAACTATGAAGGAACTGTTACAGATTGTAGTTTTGAAGGTATATTAACTTCCGGTCGAAAAGACAACGATCATACGTCTGCTTCTATCGGAGGAATAGTTGGAGAAAACAGCTTTACTAGTCAGACTATACCAACCATAACAGACTGCAATGCAAATATCAGTATTACATCAGTCGGAGGATACGCAACAGGAGGAATTACTTCAAAAAACGGAGGTTGCATAAAAAATTGTACCGCACAAGGAAAAATAGATTTCATTCCTAATTTCCAAAATGAAGGATGTGGAGGGATTGTAGGTGGCAACCAGTCTAATGTCATAAGTGGATATTCAATCGAAAAATGTACTTCTTCATGTGATATACATGTAAAATACCAGACAAATATCCCCCCAAAAAATACTAATGAAAGGCTGTATTTTATCAAAGCCGGTGGTATTGCCGGTATGAGTGAAACGTCCTATCCCATTGACCATTGTACAACCTCAGGAACCATTAAAATGGAATTAACATCCGATGCTCCCAACAATATAAAAGGCTATACCTATTGCGTCGGTGGGATTGTTGGATATAATAAGACTATAATTACAGCATGTGAATCAGCAACCTGCATTTTTTCATCTGCCAATTTCGCAGAAACGACCACATACGCAGGAGGTATCGTGGGATATATGATGTATAATACTATTACAGACAGTAAATCATCCGGTATAATAACGGTTGACGGGGCTCTGAGTTACATCGGTGGAATAGTCGGATATATATCCACATATGAAACTATTACCGATTGTAAATCATCTACCCGGTTTAATGTTAAAGGAGAGGATAATTATGTTGGAGGAATAACCGGATATAGCTTTGTCAATTTAACGAATTGCCAATATAATGCAATTGATAACAGAGAAGAAAACCAACTGATACATTATTCAACGCCAACAAGCGACATATCCACTATAGGACAAACAAATATCATAGGAGGTCTTACTGCATTAAATTATCGAAGTATAAAAAATTGTTATTCAACAGCTAACATTACGTCTGAAGGAGGAGAAAACTATATCGGTAATTTGGTCGGATGGAATTACGATAAAAAATCTGTTCATAGTGAAATACAAGATTGCTACACAACAGGGAATATCTCAGCAAGCGGAAAAGAAAATTACATCGGAGGGATTGCCGGGTACAATCCCGGAAAGGTAACAAACTGTTATGCCACAGGTAAAGTAGAAGCAATCAAAACCGAGGGTGATGAAGGACATGTCGGCGGTATTACAGGAGAGAATTCGGGTTCTATCTCGAATTGCGTAGCTCTTAATACTGTTGGCGTTATCAACTATGCGGCTTCCACAGGACGTATTGCAGGAACAAATTCAGGCACTACAACTAGTAATTATGCACATTCAGACATTCCTGGCCAGTGGGACACTAGTAATACATCTCTGAATGGCGAAGAATGGGACGGAGAAAATTATCCTTTTTCACCATCCGATGCCTGGGATTTCAATACCAACACCCTGCCTAAACTAAAAAAAATTAATAACGACAATACTTACGGGGTAACGATAGATAACCAACCCAGTATCCCCCTTGTAAGCTTGAGTCTTTATACCATTACTTTCGACAAGCCTGATCATGGTGAATTAACCATTACCGACCAGCTTGCCAGTACGATAAAATCCGAGGATAAGGTACAAGGCGGAACCCAACTTACCATCACAGCCACCCCAGAAGGCAAATACAAACTGAGCGAGCTAACGGTAAATGGCACCCCTTTCAATTCCGGAAATACATTGACCGTATCGGAAAACATCACAATCTCTGCTACTTTCAGCAAAATCCCAGATCCCCAGCCCGAACCTGATCCTGAGCCAACTCCAGTTCCTCCGGTTTACCACCTCGTCACCCTCCCTCAAATAGAAGGAGTAACCACCGACCCTATAGCCGGCGAGTACGAAGTAGAAGCCTGGAGCAGTTTCCGTTTTTACCTCACGCTCGACAAGGAATACGACCAGTCTTCTCCCATCGTCACCACCGACCGAGGCGAAACGATCACTCCACGTTCGAGCGACGGTGCATACATTATCAAATATGTACGCCAACCTATCGCGATCAGTATCGACGGTATCGTCCGCAATCCCGACCCGGTTGCCAACGAAACAATCTGCACAAACGATACGAAAGTCCGGACGGAGGATACCTATCTGCATATCCATACCTCCCACCCCGAAACCGTATTCATCTACACTTTCAGCGGGACACTCTTACATAAATACGATAATCTATCGGGAGATAAGTCTCTTTGGTTACCGCAAGGCAATTACATTGTCGTAGCAGGAAATAAGAGTTTCAAGATACAGATACAAAAATAACACGAGGACTCCCCAACGAGGCAAACCTTGTATATAGTTCAGTTATTATCAAATTTGAATGTAGTGTCGTTGGTAGGGGCGGTTCGCGAACCGCCCTTACAGGTGCCGTTGTCTTCAACAAGGCAACGCCTTGTGCCGCAGGCTCTCTTTTGCCGTCGGTTTTTAACCGACGGATATAAAAGACAGGAGGCAAAGCCTCTTCCTTTGTGGGCTTAAGCCCCTTTAAAACAAGACAGTCTTTATATATTCAAAGGGGTTAAAACCCACAGAGGAATCCGGCAAAGCCGGAGCATTAATCTATCCGTCAGCTGAAGCAGACGGCAAAAGAGAGCCTGCGGCATGAGGCGTTGCCTCATAAAAAAGACTCAAATATTGTTCCTACTTGAAGCTCACCTTTTTCTAATTCCGATCACGAAGCCCAATTGTCAATTAAAAAAGACTCACCTTTTCCTAAATATAAACTATATTTTGGTGAGATTGCCCTGTCTGTATTAATATAATTGAAAACAATTTCTATCTTTGTAATACTATTCATCGAACAAATAGATCAGATAGAATAAGGCTAATACAAACCTTAAAAGAGAATTAAAATGGATGCAAATATGAGACTGGATGCAGATAAAATAGAATTAGCGAAAGCAATCCTATCTATCACAAGTAAAGAAGAACTTCATGCCCGTATCGACCACTCTATTGCAGAGTTAGATGCAGGAAAAGGTATTCCCAGTAGCGAGGTTTTTCATAAAATGGAACAAAAATATCCTTGGCTATGCAAGTAATATTCCCAATTATTTCAACCTATTCACCCGCGCCACATCCGTCAGCTTCACACAGACTGTTGCGCCCAGTTGCTCCAGGAAGAGCATGAGGTGGTTCTTTTTTATCTTCTTTATCTTTCCGGAAACATGCCGCATCGCACCGGTTAGAATCTCTACCTCCTCACCCGGGCAAAGTTCATGTTCGGCAGCCTGTTCCAGGAACTCTTTAATGGCATCGATTTCGACCTGGCGGACAACTGCCGGTTTGCTGTTATAAAAAACAATCCGGATAACGCCGTACACCTTCAATAAATCGCGTAAAACAGTATCCGTACACCTGACAAACACATACGAACTGAACAAAGGTATCTCGACAATCTTCACACGATCCGACCATACACGGGGAGTACGATGCAAGGGCAACCAGCATTCTACTCCCAACATATCTATTCGTTCTTTTACTTGCTTTTCGGCGCGTGGAGCCGTATATAAAACATACCAGTTAGTATCTTGAGGGGATATCATCGACATTTTCTTTTATTCAGGGCACAAATATAGAACTATTTTTCGTATTATTGCAAAGCTGTTCGCGAACACATAATTTAAATACCATGAATAGAAGAAATTTTTTACAAAAGTCCGCATTATCTGCTGCCGGACTAAGTTTATCGCCATTGTTCGGTAGCGCATACAGCGCTGTCTACGGACAAGCGGCTCCCAGTAATAAAGTAAAAGTAGCCCTGATCGGATGCCGTTCGATGGGCTTTTCCAACCTCAGCAATTTCCTGAAATACCCGGAAGTGGAATGCGTCGCCCTTTGCGATATAGACGACGAATGGCTGAACAAACGGGCTGCCGATGTTGAAAAAAGCACCGGTAAGAAAGTCGCTAACTTATACAAAGACTGGCGTAAGGTCATAGACAACAAAGACGTAGACGTAGTAATCATCGGGACTCCCGACCACTGGCACTGCCTCCCTACAATCTTTGCCTGCCAGGCCGGTAAAGACGTATATGTTGAAAAACCGCTTTCCAACACCATCGAAGAATGTAACCTGATGGAGAAAGCCGCCCGCAAATACAACCGTATCGTACAGGTAGGCCAATGGCAACGCAGCGATCCGCATTGGGACGAAGCGGCCAACTACCTGAAAGCCGGCAACATCGGCCGTATCCGCACCGTGAAGGTATGGGCTTACCAGGACAGCAAACCTACCCTACCCATCATACCCGACAGCCCGGTTCCCGCAGGAGTGGATTACGACATGTGGCTAGGCCCGGCTCCGAAACGTCCGTTCAACACCTATCGTTTCCATTATAATTTCCGCTTCTTCTGGGATTATGCCGGCGGCCTGATGTCAGACTGGGGCGTGCACCTATTGGATTATGCCCTCGAAGGCATGAACGCCGACCTGCCCAGCCGCGTATTCTCCGGTGGCGGTAAGTTCGCCTATCCCGACGATGCGATGGAGACTCCCGATACCCTGATGGCCACTTATGCTTATAAGGATTTCAATATCATCTGGGATCATGCCTGCGGTATCAACCACGGCCCGTTCGATAAGAAAGAAGGACTGGCATTCTTTGGCGAAAACGGGACATTGGTACTCACCCGCGCCGGCTGGGAAGTGCTGCCGGTTGTGGTAGACAAAACACCCCGTATGGAGGCTGTCCCGTTCAAAAAAGGAGAAGGAAAAGGCTTGTACAACCACGTAGGAAATTTCCTGGAATGCATAAAAAGTCGTGATTTGCCCAATGCCGACATTGCCATCGGTGCACGGGTAGCCAAAATGTCGCACCTGGCAAATATATCATGCCGTCTGCAACGCGAAGTTCGCTGGGACGATACCAACAGTCTGTTTATCGGTGATAATGAGGCTACTGCATTATCAAAAGCTTACTATCGGGCTCCCTGGGTATTGCCCAAAATATGAAACGACAGGTCTATATTATACGAAAGCCTTGAAATTCTTTTGATAATCAATATTTATATGTACTTTTGTATTTAATACAACAACATATAAACTTCGTAGACCTATATGAGCAGCGCATACACTAACTATTCAAGAGAAGAGTTGATCCGTGAAATTGAGATCTTGAAAAAGGAATGCCCTTCTTCTAGTGATGGTGATTTATATAAGAACCGGATGCTGACTGATATGATCGCATTACGGAAAACACTCTCCGATGTACTGTCGCTCTTACTGAGGTCGGAACAAAACGAAGCCATCGACCAGGCTCTA encodes the following:
- a CDS encoding glucosaminidase domain-containing protein — encoded protein: MVAQQINFVRNLLPAAVSAGAAFNMNPVAILSQAAFESGWGTSDLSRNSRNFFGLTAYGAANEYWHGGKTTVKAADYAMDFRRYDTCENSFLDFARLIRNNYRSAWLVSNDIAAYAKEIAYSPYISELNGDDREVYRCSLVSIERTIRAVMAIIQ
- a CDS encoding HU family DNA-binding protein → MSVRYKLVLRKDLSKDAPAGAQKYYASVNNNGTLPFKQMCQSIAAYSTASPGDVKVVLDGLMFFMKDALLRGEIVQMGDVGNFQINVGSRGVATAKEFKAALIRKPRIVFRPGVELKEILDKVSFERIDAETGSSTGGNEGEGGEDDRPVIE
- a CDS encoding DUF4248 domain-containing protein; its protein translation is MEEKQNYCRVWAFYELALCYFPGSTPKTASEKLTRWIRLSGNLKEKLIALDWKPGQKLLTPKQAMCIVNHLGEP
- a CDS encoding DUF3987 domain-containing protein, with protein sequence MKQNKKQEFSWYGSLYKTREEKRVTLGWLDAFIKGNYLQFITKEIRRLSAEGRHQEAKRTKLQLPAIAVSALFPGERLTEQAGEHTGYVLVDVDGMKTPVAEYMERSKGFPWLALAYVSARGGGVHLIFRVETDTTHHLETCLALYDIVETTLGEAVDRGCTDITRTSLVCWDADCYYNPEAETFRMEAAVDTYPGPAVDTPPTPSREGKSYSTHCEKKTATEMEPLTETERLDLYLDQADLGNSWVKGQRHARLVSLAFCLNRAGFGQQAVENECVRRYAEPDFDAKEIAKTIASVYGKARAEHGTNRRENKALNEKKFAIPATFATKDTGKYPPAENEADISTNQHVTPELSYVDQALFNAAPTLLRDMIRPGLEGRQRDMAIVAALAMISTVMPRVKGNYHGDSVAPMLYLYVVARAGSGKGVLNGMYQLLQPWHYYVRSKSASYVKKNKEEIEAYELAAARSKKTGKPVMLTRPDEVVQMELKIAGTITQAKLVKQLSANEHYPGLMQESEIGILIEAIHNDHGKYTYLLNQIAHQEMIDRSSISGGTVSCNRPLMGLLTSGTFGQFVRLIPSADDGLFSRFLAYTFNEAPKWKLLTSEDDNIHADRYYAKVGAAILEAGIYLDNNPTFVRYTEQQRNRMNHRFSRMSEQARLFGNEDRLSVVHRLGRTHFCISMFLTALRKVERQSTLDEQVVSDIDFDIAMMFVLMFQQHMLTLGTMLKHDADFTPPSDPNIYETFFNDLPATFRTSEAKALGMSRGIPERTIDRHLGKWIHEGIISRLSVGKYLKKITKYGS
- a CDS encoding HU family DNA-binding protein, with amino-acid sequence MNKQQLINTLAHKTGQTQIAVKKVIQSLTGIITDELKQGGEIRLTGFGVITRWHQAERLARNPKTGAPHMISERFSVKLKPGKELLEELNNTQTKNK
- a CDS encoding GLUG motif-containing protein, with product MKKHLHLISYRLLITIAFLCFFSKGMRADDTTPDTWENLATPPADWSTSSTEINISSAAELAWVAKMVNENEDTGNSGKKGFEGVAITLTQDIDLADHNWIPIGEKATYPFKGSFNGGNFKIQNIYVSTLDAAGLFGITDHANIKDIQLTDCDINKKVDYTSSDYDDYAGGIVAAGKYSTIDHCTVNGKIIYQEAKGGAIGGIAGVNYEGTVTDCSFEGILTSGRKDNDHTSASIGGIVGENSFTSQTIPTITDCNANISITSVGGYATGGITSKNGGCIKNCTAQGKIDFIPNFQNEGCGGIVGGNQSNVISGYSIEKCTSSCDIHVKYQTNIPPKNTNERLYFIKAGGIAGMSETSYPIDHCTTSGTIKMELTSDAPNNIKGYTYCVGGIVGYNKTIITACESATCIFSSANFAETTTYAGGIVGYMMYNTITDSKSSGIITVDGALSYIGGIVGYISTYETITDCKSSTRFNVKGEDNYVGGITGYSFVNLTNCQYNAIDNREENQLIHYSTPTSDISTIGQTNIIGGLTALNYRSIKNCYSTANITSEGGENYIGNLVGWNYDKKSVHSEIQDCYTTGNISASGKENYIGGIAGYNPGKVTNCYATGKVEAIKTEGDEGHVGGITGENSGSISNCVALNTVGVINYAASTGRIAGTNSGTTTSNYAHSDIPGQWDTSNTSLNGEEWDGENYPFSPSDAWDFNTNTLPKLKKINNDNTYGVTIDNQPSIPLVSLSLYTITFDKPDHGELTITDQLASTIKSEDKVQGGTQLTITATPEGKYKLSELTVNGTPFNSGNTLTVSENITISATFSKIPDPQPEPDPEPTPVPPVYHLVTLPQIEGVTTDPIAGEYEVEAWSSFRFYLTLDKEYDQSSPIVTTDRGETITPRSSDGAYIIKYVRQPIAISIDGIVRNPDPVANETICTNDTKVRTEDTYLHIHTSHPETVFIYTFSGTLLHKYDNLSGDKSLWLPQGNYIVVAGNKSFKIQIQK
- a CDS encoding UpxY family transcription antiterminator; translation: MISPQDTNWYVLYTAPRAEKQVKERIDMLGVECWLPLHRTPRVWSDRVKIVEIPLFSSYVFVRCTDTVLRDLLKVYGVIRIVFYNSKPAVVRQVEIDAIKEFLEQAAEHELCPGEEVEILTGAMRHVSGKIKKIKKNHLMLFLEQLGATVCVKLTDVARVNRLK
- a CDS encoding Gfo/Idh/MocA family protein; its protein translation is MNRRNFLQKSALSAAGLSLSPLFGSAYSAVYGQAAPSNKVKVALIGCRSMGFSNLSNFLKYPEVECVALCDIDDEWLNKRAADVEKSTGKKVANLYKDWRKVIDNKDVDVVIIGTPDHWHCLPTIFACQAGKDVYVEKPLSNTIEECNLMEKAARKYNRIVQVGQWQRSDPHWDEAANYLKAGNIGRIRTVKVWAYQDSKPTLPIIPDSPVPAGVDYDMWLGPAPKRPFNTYRFHYNFRFFWDYAGGLMSDWGVHLLDYALEGMNADLPSRVFSGGGKFAYPDDAMETPDTLMATYAYKDFNIIWDHACGINHGPFDKKEGLAFFGENGTLVLTRAGWEVLPVVVDKTPRMEAVPFKKGEGKGLYNHVGNFLECIKSRDLPNADIAIGARVAKMSHLANISCRLQREVRWDDTNSLFIGDNEATALSKAYYRAPWVLPKI